Part of the Spea bombifrons isolate aSpeBom1 chromosome 3, aSpeBom1.2.pri, whole genome shotgun sequence genome, TTGCAGCTGATATTTGCCACATTGTGGCTTGACGAGTTTGGCGTGcactaaaaatgttttgaaatatttataattctATATATCTTCAGTTTTGGTTTCAAAGACTTCATATAATATTGTAAATTTGTTTGATATACTACTTATATCCTATTCCCCATGGTACAGCTAATTTAGAAGCTTTTTCTTGCCTATAAGTATCTTAATCTAGCTATAATTTTGAATATAAATTTGTTTAATCTGCATTCAGTTGCTTATTGGAGCTCATGGTGGATCATATTCTCTATTGTATGGTTTGATGCCATAATGGTTTCTGCCTGCTGCACTGAGTAATCCACACCTTTATAATAACtacaataacacatttatacagtaacataaatgTATGGCCTTAGCAGCAAATACCTTATTTTGGTTAGTGCGTGACAAAGCTTGCTAAGAACtcaatattatgtttatattaccGTTATTTATTAAACCTGACCATAAATGAATTAACTTAAATggcattctttgttggtgaggTTGTGTGGGACacactgttattttaaccctatatTCTCACTGTAGGTTATATTCATTTAGAGGGCTATAGTGATATACCAACTGTATATAATGCATACGCTAATTAATATGTTGTGTACCCAGTTTAGTGATTTTGATCAGAGGGGTAGATTTTATTGCAAGATGACCATTCCTTTTGTGCCTTCTCATCCTTAAAAGCACAACATACTCTGCTACACATGATGCCCTGTTCAAACTAGCTAGCTTTATCATTGTAATGTATTCAGTATATGTTTTATagatttgttaattatttaaaattgctATCTGTGTTTGTTTTAGGTTTCCAAGGCTGCCGCAGATTTGATGGCCTATTGTGATGCACATGTTAGAGAAGATCCCCTTATTCTTCCTGTGCCTGCCTCAGAAAATCCATTTAGGGAGAAGAAATTCTTTTGTACAATTCTTTGAGTTTATATTAATCAAGTTTAAATAGATTATGCATGCCAATAGCATAACAGGAATCTTACAGGGTTATAACTTGAAACCATAGCAGACATGCCAACATTTTCTGTATGTTACTAGccttgatgtttgttttgagACATTGTGGATCCCTCCAATATGTAACAGACACCACAATCATGTTGTTTCTCATACACCTCTTGCCCCATTGCAGGCATCCCATCTTTCTAGAACTCCCTTTTCTGATATTATGGTCAGGTTAAGGTATGGTTATTATGTTAAGGTATTAAAGTAATGTCTCAGGGAtggggtattttattttttctttattaagggACCCTTGATAGATAGGAGGGATGTTCCGTCCAAATGggtgttatgtataaaaagtgattctggtacaAAGTTATATGTGcttttattaccatagcaaaCAATGAACTTCCAGAACCATTTCATTTGTGACCATTGCCACTACTTAATTATGACCAACTTTCAAGCTTTGTACCATAGTagctttatacataacccctgATGAGCATCAGGAGATCATGTTGGCATGTGTTCTATTGTATCAATATTTTTAGAAGCACAATGCATTGTCTCACAAATTATTTGTAAGTGTTTTATATGTAGATCAAGATGGGTTTTAGATGTCACTACCCTGactaatttatataaaactaGAATTAGGAAAAGCATGTAATTGTATTACAAACAAGTATTAAGCAATAGGAGTTCATGGAAGTCATTTATTCCTCTGGgtaaaaaatattatctaaTCATTTCATTGTACTCTGCATCTCAAGAGACTAGAGTCAAAATCCTAAAGAGGTTTACTTAGACTTTTCTCCTATGCCAAACTACATCTACAGCTGTAAATAGTAGTTATGGGTACCGTTTTATACGCTTTTAGCCATTTTGTTATCTTTGTATTTGAGAAATTAGATTAGATTGTTTTCTCAGTTTCTCCTAGTTCAATTAATGCAATGTTCGACTATGAAATGTATAACTGtgcttatatacatatatatagatatatatatctatatctatatatctatatatatgtatattatgataaaaaaaataccaagctTGGAGTCTTTTAACCTACTAGGATCTTATTTGTTGTATAGAAATCAGATTGATGGTATTATTCTGACTTTATTATGCCATTTGTATATATTATGGGCCAGCAAATGGGTGCTCGAGAACAAAAGAACAGTGAAGTCCAGATGGTTCTgtgcttcttgttcttttttattcatGTCTGAACCAGGAATATTTTTAGTGAAGGCACCTACTGCAATCTTCCATAACATAACTACATTtccaatctttttttatttatttgccaaataaaaagtaatatcaCTAAAGACGTTGGTAGTTTAATAATAGAGTTGTATGCAATCTATATtgtaacaaaatacaatattggTACATTTTCAACAATAAATTCTCACCTCTGAAAAACATGTCACAATTCACAACATAGATCTGATTTGGAATTCTACCTTGAAAGGCGTAAGTCCTAATGGGTTTAGTCAGTATTTACATCAGTAGAAATTATGTTTTCACTGGCTATAGCCACTATTAGTATACTCTAAGATAAATAAAACCTGGCTGTCTGAAAtgacttaaaatatttatgattttttttattggtaatattattattactagagTATGATTAAGCTTTTAAAAGCTTTTTCTACAGCATATTAAGAATGGTTAGATATAAATCTTGTAGTTATATTGCACACTTTAATTAGTAAGATTTGCAAGGCAACCAAAATGTGGAGAACAAATTTTAACCTGACCAAAGTTGCTGACGTGTTTAAATCTTTTGAAACCAGAAgcagaaaatacacattaatcTGAGATGGAATGGCTTGGACATTAATGCAATAATCACAATGAACATTGAGAACTCTTTGATGGCACAGAATCGAGACGGTATGAGTCAGAGTTTAACCACTATTTTATTATCTAATACCCTATTCGAGGTAGAGTAGTTTTGTCATCTACCCTATAATT contains:
- the GNG4 gene encoding guanine nucleotide-binding protein G(I)/G(S)/G(O) subunit gamma-4, with protein sequence MKDNMSNNSTTSISQARKAVEQLKMEACMDRIKVSKAAADLMAYCDAHVREDPLILPVPASENPFREKKFFCTIL